In the Novosphingobium sp. 9 genome, one interval contains:
- a CDS encoding alpha-amylase family glycosyl hydrolase, whose translation MTLIELMPLAQFDGTRGWGYDGVLPWCLHNVYGTPQDLRDFVATAHALGIGVLLDVVHNHLGPSGNYLAEWCPSFFHTGRRSAWGEGIAWEVPAVREYFLGSALAWLEDYLLDGLRLDAVHAIDDRSEVHFLDELGTRIKARDWGRPIHLVTEDERNKARYFTPEAPFDGTWNDDWHHAVHCLLTGEAESYYAPFAVDPLADIETALRDGYVEQGQPRTASPASHARGEPSAHLPRTAFVNFLGNHDQVGNRAKGERLHHLVTDRHALRVMTALTLLAPFTPMLFMGDEFLTDAPFQFFCDFSGDLAEAVRKGRAEEFALFASFGGDVPDPLDPATFAASRIGFPRSDAQHAHEAFVTRLLALRAAHVAPLLHANPMPACDVDREGTVIDALWDFVPGRLALRARLGEASANDAFAPHDHALLVLESADSPFALSFTAISRPLAE comes from the coding sequence GTGACGCTGATAGAACTCATGCCGCTGGCCCAGTTCGACGGAACGCGAGGCTGGGGCTACGACGGGGTGCTGCCCTGGTGCCTGCACAATGTCTATGGTACGCCGCAGGACTTGCGCGATTTTGTCGCCACCGCCCATGCGCTGGGCATCGGCGTGCTGCTCGACGTGGTACACAACCACCTTGGTCCGTCCGGCAATTACCTCGCCGAATGGTGCCCCTCGTTCTTCCACACCGGACGCCGATCGGCTTGGGGCGAAGGGATCGCCTGGGAAGTGCCCGCCGTGCGCGAATACTTCCTTGGCAGTGCGCTGGCCTGGCTGGAAGACTACCTGCTCGACGGCCTGCGGCTCGATGCCGTCCACGCCATCGACGATCGCAGCGAGGTGCATTTCCTCGATGAACTGGGCACCCGCATCAAGGCACGCGACTGGGGCCGCCCCATCCACCTCGTCACCGAAGACGAGCGCAACAAGGCACGCTATTTCACGCCCGAGGCGCCGTTCGACGGCACCTGGAACGATGACTGGCATCACGCCGTCCATTGCCTGCTGACGGGCGAGGCCGAAAGCTACTACGCCCCCTTCGCCGTCGATCCGCTCGCCGATATCGAGACGGCCCTACGCGACGGCTATGTCGAGCAGGGCCAGCCCCGCACCGCCTCGCCTGCCTCCCATGCTCGCGGCGAGCCGAGCGCGCATCTGCCACGCACCGCCTTCGTCAATTTCCTCGGCAATCACGATCAGGTCGGCAACCGCGCGAAAGGCGAACGCCTGCACCATCTGGTAACGGACCGACATGCCCTGCGCGTGATGACCGCGCTGACACTGCTCGCCCCCTTCACGCCGATGCTGTTCATGGGCGACGAGTTTCTCACCGATGCGCCTTTCCAGTTCTTCTGCGATTTCTCCGGCGACCTGGCCGAAGCGGTGCGCAAGGGCCGCGCGGAAGAGTTCGCGCTGTTCGCCTCGTTCGGCGGCGACGTGCCGGACCCGCTCGATCCGGCGACGTTCGCCGCATCGCGCATCGGCTTTCCGCGCAGCGACGCCCAGCACGCGCACGAAGCGTTCGTAACGCGCCTGCTCGCCTTGCGTGCCGCGCACGTGGCGCCGTTGCTCCATGCAAATCCTATGCCCGCCTGCGATGTCGACCGGGAAGGCACGGTAATCGATGCCTTGTGGGATTTTGTCCCCGGTCGCCTCGCACTGCGCGCCCGACTGGGCGAAGCCAGCGCGAACGATGCCTTCGCACCACACGACCATGCCCTGCTCGTTCTCGAAAGCGCCGACAGTCCCTTCGCGCTCTCCTTCACCGCGATCTCGCGCCCGTTAGCGGAGTGA